The Marinilongibacter aquaticus genome has a window encoding:
- a CDS encoding NAD(P)/FAD-dependent oxidoreductase, protein MLAEKINTDIAIIGGGLAGLACALQLAHSDFQVSIIEKKPYPRHKVCGEYVGMESYDFLENLGLPLSEWQLPRIQQLHLSHENGQFLNTPLAPGGFGISRYKLEHALFRLCQQAGVHFIKGNVQNYTKTKGDFSIQTAEKQHIRSSVCIAAYGKNPPHEFKTHPEKEQKWFGLKWHAVSDIPATQINLHFFQGGYLGCSQIEQGKTNICLLASRESLQASENRLDVFLEKVAFRNADVRSIFTNSELLFDKPLSIANIQFSKKYPKPADLLHIGDAAGMIAPLSGNGMSMALRSSKMLAEEIRKHGLQSSKTFDTYPKRWQKAFQTRLSLGNSLQNLSLHPMSLPLLIQLGKLSPTLFQKMIRLTHGKSF, encoded by the coding sequence ATGTTGGCAGAAAAAATAAATACCGATATCGCCATAATCGGTGGTGGATTGGCTGGCCTTGCTTGTGCTTTGCAATTGGCCCATTCAGACTTTCAGGTGTCTATCATCGAGAAGAAGCCTTATCCCCGTCACAAGGTTTGCGGCGAATACGTGGGCATGGAATCGTATGATTTTCTTGAAAATTTAGGTTTGCCACTTTCGGAATGGCAATTGCCGCGAATTCAGCAGCTCCACCTGTCACATGAAAACGGCCAATTTCTGAACACGCCATTAGCCCCTGGCGGCTTCGGCATAAGTCGATATAAGCTTGAACACGCACTTTTCAGGCTTTGCCAACAAGCGGGCGTGCACTTCATCAAAGGCAATGTGCAGAATTACACAAAAACAAAGGGGGATTTTTCTATCCAGACAGCCGAAAAGCAACACATTCGAAGCTCTGTTTGCATAGCGGCCTATGGCAAAAATCCACCGCATGAGTTTAAGACTCATCCTGAAAAAGAACAAAAATGGTTTGGCCTCAAATGGCACGCCGTTTCGGATATTCCCGCGACGCAGATCAACCTGCATTTCTTTCAGGGCGGATATTTGGGCTGCTCGCAAATTGAGCAGGGCAAGACCAACATTTGCCTGTTGGCTTCAAGAGAGTCTCTTCAGGCCTCTGAAAATCGGCTTGATGTATTCTTGGAAAAAGTGGCTTTTCGCAATGCCGATGTTCGCTCTATATTTACAAATTCGGAATTGCTTTTCGATAAGCCCTTAAGCATTGCCAATATTCAATTTTCGAAGAAATACCCAAAACCCGCCGACCTGCTTCACATTGGCGATGCCGCAGGAATGATTGCCCCTTTATCGGGAAACGGCATGAGCATGGCTCTACGCTCGTCGAAAATGCTTGCCGAAGAAATCCGAAAACACGGCCTGCAGTCTTCCAAAACTTTCGACACCTACCCCAAACGTTGGCAAAAGGCATTTCAAACAAGGCTGAGCCTGGGAAACAGTTTACAGAACCTGTCGCTTCATCCGATGAGTTTACCCCTGTTAATCCAACTTGGAAAACTGAGCCCGACTCTTTTTCAAAAAATGATTCGACTGACACACGGCAAAAGTTTTTGA
- a CDS encoding DUF2911 domain-containing protein yields the protein MKKILFALLAFGALQVSAQGIKMPAASPTQNIKQDFALSSIEINYSRPSKKGRDIFGSLVPYGSVWRTGANGPTTITFGQEVNIGGKDLKAGTYSLLTVPEKKEWEIILAKKGTSVFDYKSEDDVIRFKAEAYEIPAVIETFTILLDNQSSNSVTLELLWDNVVVDIPISVEIDAQIMGQIDEVMNKDNKPYFAAASYYYENGKDLNKAYAWAQKAAEAQPDAYWVRHLLAKVAAKTGHKTEAIAAAKASMEMAKKAGNMDYVRLNETLIKSL from the coding sequence ATGAAGAAAATTCTATTCGCACTTTTGGCTTTCGGAGCCCTGCAAGTGTCGGCACAAGGTATCAAAATGCCAGCCGCCAGCCCCACACAAAACATCAAACAAGACTTCGCTCTATCTTCCATCGAAATCAACTATTCAAGACCAAGCAAAAAAGGTCGTGATATCTTTGGAAGCCTCGTGCCTTACGGATCGGTTTGGAGAACCGGAGCCAACGGCCCTACCACGATTACCTTTGGCCAAGAGGTGAACATTGGCGGAAAGGATTTGAAAGCAGGTACATACTCGCTATTGACCGTTCCTGAAAAGAAAGAATGGGAAATTATCTTGGCGAAAAAAGGCACCTCTGTTTTTGATTATAAAAGCGAAGACGACGTGATCCGTTTTAAAGCAGAAGCCTACGAAATTCCTGCGGTGATCGAAACCTTCACTATTCTTTTGGACAACCAAAGCAGCAACAGTGTAACGCTCGAACTTCTTTGGGACAATGTGGTTGTCGATATTCCGATAAGTGTTGAAATCGATGCTCAGATTATGGGCCAAATCGACGAGGTGATGAACAAGGACAACAAGCCTTATTTTGCTGCAGCCTCTTACTATTATGAAAATGGAAAAGATTTGAATAAAGCCTACGCTTGGGCTCAGAAAGCAGCCGAAGCTCAGCCAGACGCGTATTGGGTGCGTCACCTCTTGGCCAAAGTAGCGGCCAAAACCGGCCATAAAACCGAAGCCATAGCGGCAGCCAAAGCATCAATGGAAATGGCCAAAAAAGCAGGCAACATGGATTATGTTCGCCTAAACGAAACTTTGATCAAAAGTTTGTAA
- a CDS encoding DinB family protein, protein MKKYHFEILDQLEHAIKLFEPSAYSQKLEVLHGVSVGQHFRHIIEFYECLGLASQTGLLNYDKRKRDFGIENSPYIALQKLERIRECFSSNDWQKSIVLECNLGETCYQIPSSLNREMIYLTEHSIHHFALIKVAITACFEEIEIDANFGVAPSTLAFQQKISH, encoded by the coding sequence ATGAAAAAGTATCATTTCGAAATACTCGACCAATTGGAGCACGCGATCAAGCTTTTTGAACCCAGTGCCTATTCTCAAAAATTGGAAGTACTGCACGGGGTAAGCGTGGGACAACATTTCAGGCACATTATTGAGTTTTACGAATGCCTTGGCCTAGCCAGCCAAACGGGCTTGCTCAATTACGACAAACGCAAGCGGGATTTCGGAATCGAAAACTCCCCGTACATTGCTTTGCAGAAATTGGAAAGAATTCGCGAATGTTTTTCCTCGAACGATTGGCAAAAATCCATTGTGCTCGAATGCAATTTGGGCGAAACATGTTATCAAATTCCCAGCAGCCTGAATCGCGAGATGATTTACCTCACCGAGCACAGCATTCACCATTTCGCCCTGATCAAAGTGGCGATTACGGCTTGTTTTGAAGAAATTGAAATTGACGCCAATTTCGGAGTCGCCCCTTCGACTTTGGCCTTCCAGCAAAAAATATCGCATTGA
- a CDS encoding YHS domain-containing (seleno)protein encodes MKFSIILLALFASLAAFGQKNIDPTESKIFLDGFDPVSYFEGAAHKGLPSIHFSYKNREYHFESQAHLAQFKANPEHFLPQYEGWCAYAMAKSGDKVKVDPSSFSIYQDKLYLFYKNPRTVTRDLWKADEPRLKIQADKNWTK; translated from the coding sequence ATGAAATTCTCTATCATTTTACTGGCTCTTTTTGCCTCTTTGGCTGCTTTCGGGCAAAAGAATATCGACCCCACAGAAAGCAAAATCTTTTTGGATGGCTTCGACCCCGTAAGTTATTTTGAAGGGGCAGCACACAAAGGCTTGCCAAGCATTCATTTCAGCTATAAAAACCGCGAATACCACTTTGAAAGCCAAGCACATTTGGCACAATTCAAAGCCAATCCCGAACATTTTCTACCCCAATACGAGGGTTGGTGTGCTTACGCCATGGCGAAATCTGGCGATAAAGTAAAAGTCGATCCCAGCAGTTTCAGCATTTATCAAGACAAACTTTATCTGTTCTACAAAAATCCGCGAACCGTGACACGCGACTTGTGGAAAGCCGACGAACCCAGACTGAAAATACAAGCCGACAAAAATTGGACAAAATGA
- a CDS encoding UbiA family prenyltransferase: MKEIKNTLILLRFPFSYLLMPVFLFGGYGHPDISANWILAFYILHFLVYPSSNGYNSYQDRDEGPIGGLKNPPPPNKSLFWLTAAMDILALFLSHFISSAFLFLTVLYILFSRAYSYRGIRLKKFTWISFFIVSFFQGTVVFLLSWLAGSQALNTLNPNQIWAAAYAFLILAASYPITQIYQHQSDREDGVISLSAKLGIRGTFLFSQCCFLLAYLCLFLSLNNLEQSLLYLLFNLPMLVFMLWWQKACSKDQSQANFKNTLTVSILGATCLNLFFIYITYF; this comes from the coding sequence ATGAAAGAAATCAAAAATACCTTAATTCTATTACGTTTCCCTTTTTCCTATTTGTTGATGCCCGTATTCCTTTTCGGTGGATATGGACATCCAGACATTTCGGCCAATTGGATTTTGGCCTTTTACATTCTGCATTTTCTCGTTTATCCATCGAGCAACGGGTACAACAGTTACCAAGACCGCGACGAAGGTCCGATCGGTGGGCTAAAAAATCCGCCGCCACCCAATAAAAGCCTCTTTTGGCTTACCGCAGCAATGGACATTCTCGCACTATTCTTGAGCCATTTTATTTCGTCGGCCTTCTTGTTTCTCACGGTACTGTATATACTTTTTTCAAGGGCCTACAGTTACCGAGGCATAAGGCTAAAGAAATTCACCTGGATCAGTTTCTTCATTGTCTCCTTTTTTCAAGGCACAGTGGTCTTTCTGTTGAGCTGGCTGGCTGGCTCTCAAGCCTTAAACACCCTAAACCCGAATCAAATCTGGGCTGCAGCTTATGCTTTCTTAATTTTAGCAGCCAGTTATCCGATCACGCAAATTTATCAGCACCAAAGCGATAGAGAAGACGGCGTGATCAGCCTTTCGGCTAAATTGGGCATTCGTGGCACTTTTCTCTTTTCGCAATGCTGTTTCTTACTGGCTTATCTCTGCCTTTTTCTTTCGCTGAATAATTTGGAGCAAAGTCTTCTTTATCTTCTTTTCAATTTGCCAATGCTCGTTTTTATGTTGTGGTGGCAAAAAGCCTGCTCGAAAGACCAAAGCCAAGCCAATTTTAAAAACACATTGACAGTAAGCATTTTGGGAGCCACTTGCCTCAACTTATTTTTCATTTACATTACCTATTTTTAA
- a CDS encoding ABC transporter ATP-binding protein translates to MGFDFMPRPPLKSLKPQQIRFRESFASLKFVPRFFRKVWKVNRTLFSINLLCRLVDAFIPVALLWVGKMIIDEVILQANADEKDLHNLWVLVAIELILAVASDLFNRLISFTEGLLGDQYANVSSIELIQKTATLNLSQLEDSEFYDKLERARQQTTRRVGLVSSILTQVQDIVVIASLLGGLVLFEPWLIVLLIVSILPTIFNEIKFSGTSYSLARSWTPERRELDYLRYAGASDITAKEVKLFGLSDYLSSRFKILSDKYYEANKRLSQKRAIWGSVFNILSALSYYGAYVLILIRTVAGLITIGDLTFLSGSFNRLRGKLQAFFIRFTAITESALYLQDYFEFLDIENSDTTEEDAIQMPNKIGTGFVFKNVGFKYPNSERWVLRHVNFTLKAGEKLAFVGENGAGKTTLIKLLLRFYAPSEGEILLDGQNINTYNRKAYQEFFGVIFQDFVKFELTLKENIAVGKIEEMANQKRLDSASDKSLANQVIAQMKYGLDQQLGKRFKNGTELSGGQWQKIALARAYMKDAEVLILDEPTSALDARAEYEAFQRFIGLTQGKTAVIISHRFSTVRMADRILVLKGGTVLEIGTHEELMAADKLYAELFSLQAAGYQ, encoded by the coding sequence ATGGGTTTTGATTTTATGCCAAGACCTCCATTGAAATCGCTAAAGCCACAGCAAATCCGCTTTCGCGAGAGTTTCGCCTCCCTCAAATTCGTGCCCCGCTTTTTCCGAAAAGTGTGGAAGGTGAACCGTACACTTTTCAGCATCAATTTGCTTTGCAGATTGGTCGATGCTTTCATTCCCGTTGCTTTGCTTTGGGTGGGCAAAATGATTATCGACGAAGTGATTTTACAGGCCAATGCCGACGAAAAAGATCTTCACAATTTGTGGGTTCTCGTCGCCATTGAATTGATTTTAGCCGTAGCCTCCGATCTCTTCAATCGACTTATTTCCTTTACCGAAGGCCTTTTGGGCGATCAGTACGCCAATGTGTCTTCGATCGAATTGATTCAAAAAACCGCAACACTGAACCTTTCTCAACTCGAAGATTCTGAATTTTACGACAAATTGGAACGTGCACGCCAACAAACCACCCGACGCGTGGGCTTGGTCTCGAGTATTCTCACCCAAGTACAAGATATAGTGGTGATCGCTTCTTTACTCGGCGGTTTGGTTCTTTTCGAACCTTGGTTGATCGTGCTCTTGATCGTGTCCATTTTGCCGACCATTTTCAATGAAATCAAATTCAGCGGCACAAGCTATTCCTTGGCCAGAAGCTGGACACCCGAACGCCGCGAGCTCGACTACCTTCGCTATGCCGGTGCCAGTGACATCACCGCCAAAGAAGTGAAACTATTTGGCCTGAGCGACTACCTTTCTTCGCGTTTCAAAATCCTGTCGGACAAATACTACGAAGCCAACAAAAGGCTCTCTCAGAAAAGGGCCATTTGGGGTTCTGTATTCAATATCCTCAGTGCTTTATCATACTATGGAGCCTACGTTCTGATCCTCATTCGCACCGTTGCGGGCCTGATCACCATTGGCGATTTGACCTTTCTTTCGGGCTCTTTCAATCGGCTTAGAGGCAAATTGCAGGCTTTCTTCATCCGCTTTACGGCCATCACTGAAAGTGCCCTGTACTTGCAAGATTATTTCGAGTTTTTGGACATTGAAAATTCGGACACGACAGAAGAAGACGCAATTCAGATGCCGAATAAAATCGGTACCGGTTTTGTATTCAAGAATGTGGGTTTTAAATACCCAAACAGCGAACGCTGGGTTTTACGTCATGTCAATTTCACATTGAAAGCCGGAGAAAAACTGGCCTTTGTCGGCGAAAATGGAGCAGGAAAAACCACACTCATCAAACTGCTTCTGCGTTTTTATGCTCCCTCCGAAGGTGAGATCCTGCTCGATGGCCAAAACATAAACACCTACAACCGCAAAGCCTATCAAGAATTTTTCGGTGTAATTTTTCAGGATTTCGTAAAATTCGAACTGACTTTGAAAGAAAATATCGCGGTGGGCAAAATCGAAGAAATGGCCAACCAAAAACGGCTGGATTCGGCTTCCGACAAAAGCTTGGCCAATCAGGTAATTGCTCAGATGAAATACGGTCTGGACCAACAATTGGGTAAACGTTTCAAAAACGGCACAGAGCTTTCGGGCGGACAATGGCAGAAAATCGCTTTGGCTCGGGCCTACATGAAAGACGCTGAAGTATTGATTTTGGACGAACCGACCTCCGCTCTCGATGCCCGTGCCGAATACGAAGCGTTTCAACGCTTCATTGGCCTCACTCAAGGTAAAACCGCGGTGATTATCTCTCACCGCTTCAGTACTGTACGCATGGCCGACAGAATTTTGGTTTTGAAAGGCGGCACCGTACTCGAAATTGGCACGCACGAAGAACTCATGGCCGCCGATAAACTTTATGCCGAATTGTTCAGTTTACAAGCTGCGGGATATCAATAA
- the der gene encoding ribosome biogenesis GTPase Der codes for MANIVAIVGRPNVGKSTLFNRLIEQRMAITDNVAGVTRDRHYGQSVWTEKYFTVIDTGGYVVGSEDTFEGAIRDQVALALDEASVVLFVVDTMTGLTDLDKEFANVLRRVDKPVLIVANKAETFERQSLVAPEFYALGYDQVFPISSMDGSGTGDLLDEVVKHFEDEGIEDPDAGIPKIAILGRPNAGKSSFLNALIGKDRSIVTDIAGTTRDSIHTHYKLFGKDFILTDTAGIRKKAKVKEDIEFYSVLRSLKALESADVCVILLDAEKGLESQDIHIIAHAHNAKKGIVLMVNKWDLIEKDSKTADRMEKEILERLAPMNYMPLIFASALNKQRIFQVIEKAMEVYEGRQQKIPTSKINEVMLPIIEKTPPPALKGKYIKIKYIMQLPTPSPTFIFFCNLPQYIKEPYERFLKNKLRDAFGFDGVAITVLFRKK; via the coding sequence ATGGCCAATATTGTTGCAATTGTAGGAAGACCGAATGTAGGCAAGTCTACGCTTTTCAATAGACTCATTGAACAACGTATGGCCATTACTGATAATGTGGCGGGCGTGACCCGCGACAGGCATTACGGCCAGTCGGTATGGACCGAGAAGTATTTTACGGTTATCGATACTGGAGGCTATGTGGTCGGTTCTGAAGATACCTTCGAAGGAGCCATTCGCGATCAAGTGGCTTTGGCTTTAGACGAAGCTTCGGTGGTGCTTTTCGTGGTAGACACCATGACTGGCCTTACCGATTTGGACAAGGAATTTGCCAACGTGTTGCGTAGGGTAGACAAACCCGTATTGATTGTAGCCAACAAAGCCGAAACCTTTGAACGCCAAAGCCTTGTAGCTCCGGAGTTTTACGCCTTGGGATACGATCAGGTTTTCCCCATTTCTTCAATGGATGGCTCGGGCACGGGCGATTTGCTCGACGAAGTGGTGAAACATTTCGAAGACGAAGGCATTGAAGACCCCGATGCAGGTATTCCCAAAATAGCCATCTTGGGCCGTCCGAATGCGGGCAAATCTTCTTTCCTGAATGCCCTCATTGGCAAAGACCGCAGCATTGTAACCGATATTGCGGGCACCACCCGCGATTCGATACACACGCATTACAAACTTTTCGGGAAAGACTTTATCTTGACCGACACCGCCGGAATTCGAAAAAAGGCAAAAGTGAAAGAAGACATTGAGTTCTACTCGGTGTTGCGTTCATTGAAAGCTCTCGAAAGTGCAGATGTTTGCGTGATCTTGCTCGATGCCGAAAAAGGACTCGAATCGCAGGATATTCACATCATTGCCCATGCCCACAATGCCAAAAAGGGAATCGTATTGATGGTAAACAAATGGGATTTGATCGAAAAAGACTCAAAAACTGCCGACCGCATGGAGAAGGAAATTCTCGAAAGATTGGCTCCCATGAATTACATGCCACTCATTTTTGCTTCGGCATTGAACAAGCAAAGAATATTCCAGGTGATCGAAAAGGCCATGGAAGTGTACGAAGGTCGTCAGCAAAAAATCCCGACTTCGAAAATCAATGAGGTGATGTTGCCGATAATCGAAAAAACACCTCCTCCTGCATTGAAAGGCAAATACATCAAGATAAAGTACATTATGCAATTGCCTACACCTTCGCCCACCTTTATCTTTTTCTGCAATTTGCCGCAGTACATCAAAGAACCGTACGAACGCTTCTTGAAAAACAAACTGCGTGACGCTTTCGGCTTTGATGGCGTGGCCATTACCGTGTTGTTCAGAAAAAAATAG
- a CDS encoding YceI family protein: MASRLLKIALLFFVTQSLSAQQWTPVSGSVNFQVKMLVSNVKGKLTGMAAKIEFEQDEPKSIYATVKTNTVNTENSLRDRHLKEKEDFFEVEKYPLIAMRSGNITKTAKGYRSDFDITLKNVTKKQSVDFRFEQNETSGTFSADFTLDRTHWNFGGNTLGMADEVKVHITLKMKKQ; this comes from the coding sequence ATGGCTTCAAGGCTTCTCAAAATTGCACTCCTATTCTTTGTCACGCAAAGTCTTTCGGCTCAACAGTGGACACCCGTTTCCGGCTCGGTCAATTTTCAAGTCAAAATGTTGGTTTCGAATGTAAAGGGCAAACTCACCGGCATGGCGGCCAAAATCGAGTTTGAGCAAGACGAGCCCAAAAGCATTTATGCCACGGTAAAAACCAACACTGTAAATACTGAAAACAGCCTTCGCGATAGGCACTTGAAAGAGAAGGAAGACTTTTTTGAAGTGGAAAAATACCCTTTGATCGCCATGCGATCTGGAAATATTACCAAAACAGCCAAAGGGTATCGCAGCGATTTCGACATCACCTTGAAAAACGTCACAAAAAAACAGAGCGTCGATTTCCGGTTTGAGCAAAACGAAACATCCGGCACGTTCTCGGCAGACTTCACACTGGATCGGACACACTGGAATTTTGGCGGAAATACACTGGGCATGGCCGACGAAGTGAAAGTGCACATCACCCTAAAAATGAAAAAGCAATGA
- a CDS encoding NRDE family protein, with protein sequence MCVLTFVPVQKGFVLTNNRDEDPKRPTALSPRPYKIGRQNVVFPKDPKGQGTWIATTESQSLVLLNGGKEKHIPKPPYRHSRGLVVLDYLKYANHKQFLSKYNFEHIEPFTMLIFPHEQDQIIQIQCNTHEVETSYLPNNKPLIWSSSTLYNAETRAKRAIWFKHFLEENPKPGAHDLKRFHLFGGEGDPENDLKMNRNEAVKTLSLTQIVVKSGKGQLNFEALN encoded by the coding sequence ATGTGTGTACTCACTTTTGTACCCGTTCAAAAGGGTTTTGTCTTGACCAACAACCGCGACGAAGACCCAAAAAGGCCGACGGCCTTATCCCCTCGTCCTTATAAAATTGGTCGGCAAAATGTCGTTTTCCCCAAAGACCCCAAAGGTCAAGGCACCTGGATTGCCACCACTGAAAGCCAAAGCCTTGTCTTACTCAATGGCGGAAAAGAAAAACACATACCCAAACCGCCTTATCGCCATAGTCGCGGTTTGGTTGTACTCGATTACTTAAAATACGCCAATCACAAACAATTTCTTTCCAAATACAATTTCGAACACATTGAACCCTTCACCATGCTCATTTTCCCACATGAACAAGATCAGATCATTCAAATCCAGTGCAATACGCATGAAGTGGAAACCAGTTATTTACCAAACAACAAACCCTTGATCTGGTCTTCGTCCACGCTCTACAATGCAGAAACCAGAGCTAAAAGAGCCATATGGTTCAAACATTTTTTGGAAGAAAATCCCAAGCCCGGTGCCCATGACTTGAAACGCTTTCATCTATTCGGTGGCGAAGGAGATCCTGAAAATGATTTAAAAATGAACCGCAACGAAGCCGTCAAAACATTGAGTCTCACTCAAATTGTGGTAAAAAGCGGCAAAGGACAGCTGAATTTCGAAGCCCTGAACTGA
- a CDS encoding META domain-containing protein → MPFKLVLTTALLLTLISCEKVELSQINQNWSLEAIEIDGKASFECSQMLREKEVSLVIEPEEDHFRFGGQSFVNAYFGSFSILKYNRSSGKLNVKGVGSTKKLGPPALQACEDYYFKMLDAADSFALSANGELHLLGQKEIDGKPSKIELIFHK, encoded by the coding sequence ATGCCATTCAAACTTGTACTCACAACTGCCTTGCTATTGACCCTTATCTCTTGCGAAAAGGTCGAACTTTCTCAAATCAATCAAAACTGGAGCCTCGAAGCCATTGAAATAGACGGCAAAGCTTCGTTCGAATGCAGCCAAATGCTGCGTGAAAAAGAGGTGAGCTTGGTTATCGAACCCGAAGAAGATCATTTCCGCTTCGGTGGACAATCCTTTGTCAATGCCTATTTTGGCTCATTTTCCATTTTGAAATACAACAGAAGCTCTGGAAAGTTGAACGTCAAAGGCGTGGGCAGCACCAAAAAACTAGGACCGCCAGCACTCCAAGCCTGCGAAGATTATTATTTCAAAATGCTCGACGCGGCCGATAGTTTCGCACTTTCGGCCAATGGCGAACTGCATTTACTGGGCCAAAAAGAAATCGATGGAAAGCCCTCTAAAATCGAGCTGATTTTCCATAAATAA
- a CDS encoding ATP-grasp domain-containing protein, whose protein sequence is MRNANPKRGPKWFQFEYWNWLVFYAPIIPFWLWFSLRNRCLTYFSAVNPAVPFGGFLRENKKAVNALLPEEYLPKSLYVSKNQSIDERFLTLRFPLVAKPNNGQRGKAVKIIETEAELFQYARNTNTDFLLQEYIAYPFELAVFYSKIPGQKHGRVSSITQKDFLQITGDGQNSIRQLMEADLRARLQIGALEVDGKIDLDEIPAQGEKRILEPIGNHCRGTKFTAANHLINEAVHRVFDNIMANAEGFYFGRFDLKAESIEALQSGKGIKILELNGVTSDPAHVFDPEYALWKAYRDVLWHWARMSKIARANLQMGTKPLSVAEAWTIIAEKFSPSPEAFHQNESINAPILSFES, encoded by the coding sequence ATGAGAAATGCGAACCCAAAACGCGGGCCAAAATGGTTTCAGTTCGAATATTGGAACTGGCTCGTTTTCTATGCCCCAATCATTCCTTTCTGGCTTTGGTTTTCTTTACGAAACCGCTGTCTCACATACTTTTCTGCTGTAAACCCCGCCGTGCCTTTTGGCGGATTTCTGCGTGAAAACAAAAAAGCGGTAAATGCACTTTTACCCGAAGAATACCTTCCCAAAAGCCTGTATGTTTCCAAAAATCAAAGCATAGACGAACGCTTCTTGACACTTCGGTTTCCACTTGTGGCCAAACCCAACAACGGACAAAGAGGAAAAGCCGTGAAAATTATTGAAACCGAGGCCGAACTTTTCCAATATGCCCGAAATACAAACACAGATTTTTTACTTCAGGAATACATTGCATACCCTTTCGAACTCGCCGTGTTCTATTCTAAAATACCCGGACAAAAACACGGCCGAGTAAGCTCTATTACGCAAAAGGATTTTTTACAGATAACGGGCGACGGACAGAACAGCATTCGCCAATTGATGGAGGCTGATTTACGAGCACGCCTGCAAATCGGAGCACTTGAGGTAGATGGAAAAATTGATCTCGACGAAATTCCCGCCCAAGGTGAAAAAAGAATTTTGGAACCCATTGGCAACCATTGCAGAGGCACAAAATTTACCGCGGCAAACCATTTGATCAACGAAGCCGTCCACCGTGTTTTCGATAACATAATGGCCAACGCCGAAGGCTTTTACTTCGGTCGGTTTGATCTGAAAGCCGAATCTATTGAAGCCCTTCAGAGTGGAAAAGGCATTAAAATACTGGAATTGAACGGTGTCACCTCCGATCCCGCCCATGTATTCGATCCCGAATATGCTCTGTGGAAGGCCTACCGCGATGTGCTTTGGCACTGGGCTCGCATGTCGAAAATTGCCCGAGCGAATTTACAGATGGGCACAAAACCTTTATCGGTAGCCGAAGCGTGGACAATCATTGCCGAAAAGTTTAGTCCATCGCCCGAAGCGTTTCACCAAAACGAATCAATCAACGCACCCATTTTATCCTTCGAATCATGA
- a CDS encoding methyltransferase domain-containing protein produces the protein MRKRSFEKELMDLGQYSDADFERNLRELEYTNRFLGGHRATLWAFKKFIKRQNQRSLKIADIGCGGGDTLWALAKYCQKKGIQAEFYGIDYNTVGVAYAQKKLSGFENVHFIHSDYRHVEEDFDLILCSLFTHHLNDEQLEEYLIWNKNKAKKGFIINDLERNRLAYASIRLLCFLLPVSYLYAHDAPLSVRRSFKKKDWRSWGHKLNMHLEIKWHWAFRISVCWQKK, from the coding sequence ATGAGAAAAAGGTCATTCGAAAAGGAATTGATGGATTTGGGACAATATTCGGATGCCGATTTTGAAAGAAATCTGCGGGAACTCGAATACACCAATCGCTTTTTGGGCGGGCATCGTGCCACACTTTGGGCTTTTAAAAAATTCATAAAACGCCAAAACCAACGCTCCTTAAAAATAGCCGACATCGGCTGTGGCGGCGGCGATACACTTTGGGCTTTGGCCAAATATTGTCAAAAGAAAGGTATTCAAGCCGAATTTTACGGTATCGATTACAATACTGTGGGTGTTGCTTACGCCCAAAAAAAGCTCAGCGGTTTTGAAAATGTACACTTCATCCACTCGGATTATAGGCATGTGGAAGAAGATTTTGACCTTATTCTTTGCTCACTTTTCACACACCATCTGAATGATGAGCAATTGGAAGAATATTTAATCTGGAACAAAAACAAGGCTAAAAAGGGATTTATAATCAACGACTTAGAACGAAACCGGCTCGCCTATGCCAGCATCCGACTTCTCTGTTTCCTCTTGCCTGTTTCTTATCTTTATGCACACGATGCCCCACTTTCTGTAAGGAGAAGTTTCAAGAAAAAAGACTGGCGAAGCTGGGGGCATAAATTGAACATGCACTTGGAAATAAAATGGCATTGGGCTTTTCGAATAAGCGTATGTTGGCAGAAAAAATAA